The following proteins come from a genomic window of Micromonospora zamorensis:
- a CDS encoding MDR family MFS transporter produces MTTTVPPADTAEVGTRMSRREVLQALSGLMVGMFVSILASTVVANALPRIIADLNGSQTVYTWIVTSELLAMTATVPLWGKMADLYSKKLLIQLSLGLFVVGSLIAGFTPNVEVLLLSRVVQGIGAGGMTALATIVMAAMIPPRELGRYAGIFGAVFGVGTIAGPLIGGLLVDTSWLGWRWCFLIGVPFSIISIALLQRTLHLPVIRRKAKIDWLGALLITSGVSTLLIWSSLAGNKFEWASGWTALMVVGGLVLLALAVLVESRAEEPIVPLGIFRNRTVSLATIASVLVGVALFGGTVFLSQYFQISLGKSPTVAGLMSLPMIFGLLVSSTVAGQLITKYGRWKAYLVAGAAVMSVGMLLLGTIDANTSVLVLSIYMAVLGVGVGMLMQNLVLAAQNDVPAHELGVTTSVLTFFRSMGGAIGVSALGAVLANRVASLTAERLGPAATAGGGSAEVPDLSTLPEPVLRIVQDVYGIATADLFLVGAPFALLALIVVLFIREKPLHTLSGEERRVQEEAAAKAAIH; encoded by the coding sequence ATGACCACCACCGTCCCGCCCGCCGACACCGCCGAGGTCGGCACGCGCATGTCGCGTCGGGAGGTTCTCCAGGCCCTTTCCGGCCTGATGGTCGGCATGTTCGTGTCCATCCTCGCCTCCACGGTGGTGGCGAACGCGCTGCCGCGGATCATCGCGGATCTGAACGGCAGCCAGACCGTCTACACGTGGATCGTCACCAGCGAACTGCTCGCCATGACGGCGACGGTGCCGCTGTGGGGCAAGATGGCCGACCTGTACAGCAAGAAGCTGCTGATCCAACTCTCGCTGGGCCTGTTCGTGGTGGGTTCGCTCATCGCGGGCTTCACGCCGAACGTCGAGGTGCTGCTGCTCAGCCGTGTCGTCCAGGGCATCGGCGCCGGCGGCATGACGGCGCTGGCCACGATCGTCATGGCGGCGATGATCCCTCCCCGTGAGCTGGGCCGCTACGCCGGCATCTTCGGCGCGGTCTTCGGTGTGGGCACCATCGCCGGTCCGCTGATCGGTGGCCTGCTCGTCGACACGTCGTGGTTGGGCTGGCGGTGGTGCTTCCTGATCGGCGTCCCGTTCAGCATCATCTCCATCGCCCTGCTCCAGCGCACCCTGCACCTGCCGGTCATCCGCCGCAAGGCAAAGATCGACTGGCTGGGCGCCCTGCTCATCACCTCTGGTGTCTCCACGCTGCTGATCTGGTCGTCCCTGGCCGGGAACAAGTTCGAGTGGGCCTCCGGCTGGACGGCCCTGATGGTCGTCGGCGGTCTGGTCCTGCTGGCGCTGGCCGTGCTCGTCGAATCTCGCGCCGAGGAGCCGATCGTCCCGCTGGGCATCTTCCGCAACCGCACGGTTTCCCTGGCCACGATCGCCAGCGTGCTGGTCGGTGTCGCGCTGTTCGGCGGCACCGTCTTCCTGTCCCAGTACTTCCAGATCTCGCTGGGCAAGTCACCCACCGTCGCGGGCCTGATGAGCCTTCCGATGATCTTCGGCCTGCTCGTCTCGTCGACGGTCGCCGGACAGCTCATCACCAAGTACGGCCGGTGGAAGGCATACCTGGTGGCCGGCGCCGCGGTGATGAGCGTCGGGATGCTGCTCCTGGGCACCATCGACGCCAACACCAGCGTCCTCGTGCTGTCGATCTACATGGCCGTGCTGGGCGTCGGCGTCGGCATGCTCATGCAGAACCTCGTGCTGGCCGCACAGAACGACGTACCGGCCCACGAACTCGGCGTCACCACCTCCGTGCTGACGTTCTTCCGCAGCATGGGCGGCGCCATCGGGGTCAGTGCCCTCGGCGCGGTCCTGGCGAACCGGGTGGCCTCGCTGACCGCCGAGCGGCTCGGCCCGGCGGCGACGGCCGGCGGTGGCTCCGCCGAGGTGCCCGACCTGTCCACCCTGCCCGAGCCGGTGCTGCGCATCGTGCAGGACGTGTACGGCATCGCCACCGCGGATCTCTTCCTGGTCGGCGCGCCGTTCGCGCTGCTCGCGCTGATCGTCGTGCTGTTCATCAGGGAGAAGCCGCTGCACACCCTCAGCGGGGAGGAACGACGCGTCCAGGAGGAGGCGGCCGCGAAGGCCGCGATCCACTGA
- a CDS encoding OFA family MFS transporter, translating to MLSVFDPRHTVAPPGYSRWLIPTAALAVHVCIGQVYATSVYKNSLIAHFDTSQTAIGAIFSIAIVMLGSSAAVGGRWVERNGPRRAMFVSACFWAVGFLVGALGIATQQLWLLYLGYGVIGGIGLGIGYISPVSTLIKWFPDRPGLATGLAIMGFGGGALVAGPLARQLLSLYDSGYNPNNPAAVASGSALVALFVTFGIGYFVIMMFGPFNVRVPAPDWRPAGFDPATVAARPLVTTASVSASNAVRTRSFWLLWIVLFCNVTAGIGILEQASPMIQDFFRDNGTATTVSVSAAAGFVGVLSLFNMAGRFVWSTTSDLIGRKPIYMIYLGVGMVLYVLLAVAGHSATAVFVLIAAAIISFYGGGFATMPAYLRDLFGTFQVGAIHGRILTAWSAAGVAGPLIVNGILDTQGKPGTLTAAAYRPALFTMVGILAIGFIANLLVRSVPERFHEPDRGPTSPVAKATVTEPVALGRDSQPPAPPRVGSQTGRLWLSWLLVAALLGYGIVQTAITAAKLFTG from the coding sequence ATGCTGTCGGTCTTCGATCCCCGGCACACTGTCGCTCCCCCGGGATACAGCCGCTGGCTGATCCCGACCGCGGCACTGGCGGTGCACGTCTGCATCGGCCAGGTCTACGCGACGAGCGTCTACAAGAACTCCCTCATCGCGCACTTCGACACCAGTCAGACGGCGATCGGCGCGATCTTCAGTATCGCCATCGTCATGCTGGGTTCGTCCGCGGCGGTGGGCGGCCGTTGGGTGGAGCGCAACGGGCCACGCCGAGCGATGTTCGTCTCGGCGTGCTTCTGGGCCGTCGGGTTCCTGGTCGGCGCGCTCGGCATCGCGACCCAGCAGCTGTGGCTGCTCTACCTCGGGTACGGCGTCATCGGCGGCATCGGGCTCGGCATCGGCTACATCTCGCCCGTCTCGACCCTGATCAAGTGGTTCCCGGACCGCCCCGGCCTGGCCACCGGTCTGGCCATTATGGGGTTCGGCGGTGGCGCCCTGGTCGCCGGCCCGCTCGCGCGCCAACTGCTCTCCCTCTACGACTCCGGCTACAACCCCAACAACCCGGCCGCCGTGGCGTCGGGCAGTGCGCTCGTGGCGCTCTTCGTCACGTTCGGCATCGGGTATTTCGTGATCATGATGTTCGGCCCGTTCAACGTCCGGGTTCCGGCACCGGACTGGCGGCCCGCCGGGTTCGACCCCGCGACCGTGGCCGCCCGACCTCTGGTGACGACGGCGAGCGTGTCGGCGTCGAACGCCGTGCGTACCCGGTCGTTCTGGTTGCTGTGGATCGTCCTGTTCTGCAACGTCACCGCGGGCATCGGCATCCTGGAGCAGGCAAGCCCGATGATCCAGGACTTCTTCCGGGACAACGGGACCGCCACCACTGTCTCGGTGTCGGCCGCAGCCGGTTTCGTGGGAGTGCTGTCGCTGTTCAACATGGCTGGGCGGTTCGTCTGGTCGACGACGTCCGACCTCATCGGCCGCAAGCCCATCTACATGATCTACCTCGGCGTCGGCATGGTGCTGTACGTGCTGCTCGCCGTGGCCGGCCACTCCGCGACCGCGGTCTTCGTGCTGATCGCCGCCGCGATCATCTCCTTCTACGGCGGTGGCTTCGCCACCATGCCCGCCTACCTGCGTGACCTGTTCGGCACCTTCCAGGTCGGGGCCATCCACGGCCGGATCCTGACCGCCTGGTCGGCCGCAGGTGTCGCCGGCCCGCTGATCGTCAACGGGATCCTCGACACGCAGGGCAAGCCCGGCACCCTCACCGCGGCGGCGTACCGGCCCGCGCTGTTCACCATGGTCGGCATCCTCGCCATCGGGTTCATCGCGAACCTGCTGGTGCGTTCCGTGCCCGAGCGGTTCCACGAACCGGACCGAGGGCCGACCTCGCCCGTGGCGAAGGCGACCGTCACCGAGCCGGTCGCTCTCGGACGGGACAGTCAACCGCCCGCGCCGCCGCGCGTCGGCAGCCAGACCGGGCGGCTCTGGTTGTCGTGGCTGCTGGTCGCGGCGCTGCTCGGCTACGGCATCGTCCAGACCGCCATCACCGCCGCGAAGCTGTTCACGGGCTGA
- the nrfD gene encoding NrfD/PsrC family molybdoenzyme membrane anchor subunit: MTDETPSNEPVGARFREFQAGLDQPDGKRHRQPRRRGGDGEQLTVPPADFASYYGRPVLKPPVWKYDIAGYLFTGGLAAGSALIGAGAQLTGRPGLRKVGRWTALGGVAASTYLLVHDLGRPARFHHMLRVAKVTSPMSVGTWILAAFGPLAGVAAVAELAPLLPQHGVLGLARRIAPPIGNVAGLAAAATAPALATYTGVLLADTAVPSWHDAYPSLPFVFAGSALAAASGVGLIAAPAAETAPLRRLALAAAAVEFGGGHQLERQGLTSEPYKHGRSGRLVKAGRALLAVGTVTALLSRRSRVLSAISGAALVASSVATRFGVFEAGRVSARDPKYTVVPQRERLNENRSTTQL; encoded by the coding sequence ATGACCGACGAGACACCATCGAACGAGCCGGTCGGCGCCCGGTTCCGCGAGTTCCAGGCCGGCCTCGATCAGCCCGACGGGAAGCGTCACCGGCAGCCCCGCAGACGAGGCGGCGACGGTGAGCAGCTCACGGTGCCGCCGGCCGACTTCGCCTCCTACTACGGCCGGCCGGTCCTGAAGCCGCCGGTGTGGAAGTACGACATCGCCGGCTACCTGTTCACCGGAGGCCTCGCCGCCGGAAGTGCGCTGATCGGCGCGGGCGCCCAACTGACCGGACGACCGGGGCTGCGCAAGGTGGGCCGCTGGACGGCCCTCGGCGGCGTCGCCGCCAGCACGTACCTGCTGGTTCACGACCTCGGCCGGCCGGCCCGGTTCCATCACATGCTCCGGGTGGCCAAGGTGACCTCGCCGATGTCGGTCGGCACCTGGATCCTCGCCGCGTTCGGGCCACTGGCCGGCGTGGCCGCGGTCGCCGAGCTCGCACCCCTGCTCCCGCAGCACGGTGTGCTCGGCCTCGCCCGTCGGATCGCACCGCCCATCGGCAACGTCGCCGGCCTGGCCGCCGCGGCCACCGCGCCGGCGCTGGCGACGTACACCGGTGTGCTGCTCGCCGACACGGCAGTGCCGTCCTGGCACGACGCCTACCCGTCGCTGCCGTTCGTTTTCGCCGGCAGCGCGCTCGCCGCTGCGTCCGGGGTGGGGCTGATCGCGGCACCGGCCGCGGAGACCGCCCCACTGCGACGACTCGCCCTGGCCGCCGCGGCCGTCGAGTTCGGCGGAGGGCACCAGTTGGAGCGGCAGGGCCTCACCAGCGAGCCCTACAAGCACGGCCGCAGCGGCCGGCTGGTCAAGGCGGGACGCGCCCTGCTCGCCGTGGGCACCGTCACCGCCCTGCTCAGCCGACGCAGCCGGGTCCTGTCGGCGATCTCCGGCGCCGCCCTCGTGGCATCGTCGGTCGCCACCCGGTTCGGCGTCTTCGAGGCGGGACGGGTGTCGGCCCGCGATCCGAAGTACACGGTGGTGCCACAACGGGAGCGGCTCAACGAGAACCGGTCGACCACCCAGCTCTGA
- a CDS encoding 4Fe-4S dicluster domain-containing protein, whose protein sequence is MPHANALYGPLDPAPDAGYEDAPPRMGFFTDTSVCIGCKACEVACKEWNGVPESGLDLLGMSYDNTGALTANSWRHVAFVEQPRSAGWATPAFEGDPDGPAISPVTAAVGAGTSTDTGTDPGLPTGSPAAAARMSGGPEFLGMPGTQPPGRGSGAEGRTDFRWLMMSDVCKHCTHAACLDVCPTGSLFRTEFGTVVVQEDICNGCGYCISACPYGVIDQRKDDGRAWKCTLCYDRLGAGMTPACAQACPTESIQYGALDELRERAATRVAKLHEQGVPEARLYGHDPNDGVGGDGAFFLLLDEPEVYGLPPDPIVTTRDLPAMWKRAGLAAMTMAVATAVAFLGRRQ, encoded by the coding sequence ATGCCCCACGCCAACGCCCTGTACGGGCCGCTGGACCCCGCGCCGGACGCCGGCTACGAGGACGCGCCGCCGCGGATGGGGTTCTTCACCGACACCAGCGTGTGCATTGGCTGCAAGGCGTGCGAGGTGGCCTGCAAGGAGTGGAACGGGGTCCCCGAGAGCGGGCTCGACCTGCTGGGCATGTCGTACGACAACACGGGTGCCCTGACCGCGAACTCGTGGCGGCACGTCGCGTTCGTGGAGCAGCCCCGCTCGGCCGGGTGGGCGACTCCGGCGTTCGAGGGGGACCCGGACGGCCCGGCGATCAGCCCTGTGACTGCGGCGGTCGGCGCGGGTACCAGCACCGACACCGGCACGGACCCCGGACTGCCCACCGGCTCGCCCGCAGCGGCCGCCCGCATGTCGGGCGGCCCGGAGTTTCTGGGGATGCCGGGTACGCAGCCGCCGGGGCGTGGCTCGGGTGCGGAGGGGCGTACGGATTTCCGCTGGTTGATGATGTCTGACGTGTGCAAGCACTGCACGCACGCGGCGTGTCTGGATGTCTGTCCGACGGGTTCGTTGTTCCGGACGGAGTTCGGCACCGTGGTGGTGCAGGAGGACATCTGCAACGGCTGCGGTTACTGCATCTCCGCGTGTCCGTACGGCGTCATCGATCAGCGCAAGGACGACGGTCGGGCGTGGAAGTGCACGCTGTGCTACGACCGGTTGGGTGCGGGGATGACGCCGGCGTGTGCGCAGGCGTGTCCGACGGAGTCGATCCAGTACGGGGCTCTGGACGAGTTGCGGGAGCGGGCCGCCACGCGGGTGGCGAAGCTGCACGAGCAGGGAGTGCCGGAGGCCCGCCTGTACGGGCACGACCCGAACGACGGCGTGGGTGGTGACGGGGCGTTCTTCCTGCTGCTCGACGAGCCGGAGGTGTACGGGCTGCCACCGGACCCGATCGTGACCACCCGCGACCTGCCGGCCATGTGGAAGCGCGCCGGCCTGGCGGCGATGACGATGGCGGTCGCCACGGCGGTCGCGTTCCTGGGTAGGCGGCAATGA